The genomic stretch TGATTTTTGCAGTTTCATGGCATACGTTCATTCATTGTTTTTGTACAACGACGTTTTGCAATTTTGTTCCGCGTGACTCAAGCCTACGCAGAGTGCTGTCTTTGAACTTGGATCGAGTTTAGACAGTGCTTTCATGAGGGATTGGTTATGGGCGAATGGTTGCCCAGTCTCCTAGTTCAAGCCTCGCATAGTCTTGATAGATCTTTAAGGAGAGACGCACTTGGATTCCAAATATCTCGAACTAAGGCCTTAAATTTCGTTCCACTTTGAATGTGGTTGAGAAGGAAACCAACAATTTTCACCCCAAAGTACGTAACTCTACCAGCTTAAAAACACAATTGTTGCGGTCGAATTTGGGATCCAGCTCGAAATTCAGCAATGTGTTTAATGATTTTTAGCCTTTCTGTTTACGGGCAACTTAAAGCAGTTATTTGGATTTGGTATCTATTGTAATGGCATGAGATTAAGAAAATTTACAGCTTTGTCTTTAAAAATGAATGCTGTTTTGGATCGTTTGCGGCCAATTTGGcggttttctttaaggttttggGCTCCTTGTAGGCCTGTGTGCCCTTGTTTTTGGTGCTATTTTGTTCTCACTGCATTGACAGCTTTTTTCTCTTTACTGCAAAGGGTTCTGTCCAATGCATGAATAGTGTGTTAAGTGTGTCATGAAAATACCGTGTATAACATTTGTAAACTgcataggccactttcaaaaacatCATTATAGTCTTTGTTtcccctccaaaattttgcctAAGCATTatgattgttttcaatttttcttggGGCTTACAGTGGTCCCAAgctaagagaaaataaaaacaatgctcatgcaaaattttggagggaaaaCAAGGAGTATTGTGgtttattttgaaagaaaaacgtGCCGGTTAAGTCCTTCgaaactttttcaatttttttgtttcattcaatTGCTGTTTATGTTGGTTATTAAATTgtataaatattaaaatagTACTTACCTCTTCCTGCGAATGAAGACGATTCCTAATTAATCCGAATGCTCTCCCATGGCCGGTAGGAAAACATTTATCTTCGGATTTTTACATGCTCTCTTCCTCATTTTGCACGTAAATTATCTGTGAAATAGCCATTGAAGTTGATTTTTAGGCGTGGGAGACCAGTAGACACATTGCTGTGGAGGGTTTTCTTTTGCTATCGACAAATTATGGAAATGCCAGATACCGGACAGCGTTTTCTCGCAGATTTCCCCATTTTGAGGTGAGTTGTGGATGTAGCGTTCGCGACATAGAATCCTTGCAattcaaaggccgtttacacgacagaaaaaaaaaaaagcggtacggacccataacGTTTGCAAAGGAATGCTGGAGTTTCTacagggccataggcgcctatgatcctgtagaaactccagtgtttctttacaaaagttatgggtccgtaccgctttttcgATGGGTCCGGAatcaaatttttctgtcgtgtaaacggcctttttAGGCAGAGTTTAAATCTAGTAGTGTGAAAGAATTTCTAAAATGGTGGTCGTGGATTAAAACAATTGCAAAAGTGAAACTGCGTGGAGAATCAATAAGAGAGGGGTCCTTTTGTACTTATTTCTCCAGTTCATGATGTAGCCAGGTTTTAACTGTCGTGGAAATTTGGGATTTAATTGGCGTTGAATCAGAATCTGTCTCCTCTAAGACCCTTTCCACACCccctcgcccccccccccccccccctccggaTATTTTTTTAATCGGCAACTTCAGTTTTCTTTGTGGGCTTGCCTTCCTTCCACACCAATCGGGCGAATCCGCAATTCTTTGAATGCGCTCTCCAGAGTAAAAATTTTTGAATGCGCAAAGAAATCGGAATCGTGTGGACACGCGCATGTTTTGTTGACCATAGTCTCAGAGGAGACCTGGATACTAGAACGAATCCAgttacgtgtggacggggcctaaaggGTCGACTCCTTGCCTTCTGACAGTTTAGGATTTTCAAGCGATCATGCTATGTTTCATTTAAATTGTTACTTTAAGATTAACTGTAGTTCCATGAACTATCTTGAAAGCAGAGCGCACTTCGAGCTTCCgccttaaaggggcagtgtcttgtttaatttcgtgttttttaggtcaaaatgggtaaaaatctaaattagtactctaactcacacgtacaacattcctgacaacccactgacaagatatgaattaattttttggcaCAAAGAactattcgtatttaatttttggtgtctttcttCCATcttctccatccttggctgcaaacaaaaaagaatagcttaagtgcacttcaatggtcatTGGTAACAAAACAAGGACGTCTATtggtgttttgaagtttgactgaaatagcgtgacactgcccctttaaaggCAACTTTAGCTCcaacaaaataataactttcaatcaaagaaaataacctctacagtcaaatttgtttaaaactttgcaagaaaacgtttttatccgaaataaataagttttataAAAcggtttattttatttgaaattttccgggcgccgccatcttgaatgatcAAGTGGCGTGTTATGATTGCCCTATTGCTATTATACAAAGATATTGGTGTCCAAACAATAGAGCAACTGTCAAACGTCATAATTATTTAAGATAGCTACGCACAGGAAATAAACCATTCTAAAGTTTAAGAGTGTTTTGACGTgatgtcacggcggccatgttgctgTCCCAACTAATCCCCCGGGaacagaccatattcgtattctcagtattggactagaactagcttgcaatggaggttAATGCGGGgacatcttttcaaatgcaaatacgttttaaaatatattccCCTGCCTTAGCCTCcgttgcaagctagttccagttcaatactgagaatacgatcTTCTATTGAGCTCTGtggaaacgttttcttttgtttcggtgggaAAACAAGGtcactgatcacgtgagtgaaaacactatttTCGTAATACTTTTTTGGGGGGgaaaaaatttgaacaattgttGTGAGAGGTAAGGTTCCCTTAAAATCTAATCAGTATTGATGTTGTTGAAGCACTTTTTCAGAATGCACTTCTTTCACAGAGAATCAAAACTTATCTTCGATCTGTTGGTTCAGGTAATGATATTGGAAAATGGAGTAACAAAGTGGTTTGCATTGGGAATCGTCTTTGACGATTACATGCATTCGCTACCAGGAAAGACACAAGGAACTGTGGGATTCCACACGGGCGAAAGAACAATCTGGACAACTGACGAGGATGGCACTTTGACTAAAATGCAGACTAGAGGTATGGAGGTCCATGTTGTTTATCTCTTTACCTAGGACCTCGTGCTTAAATAGCGAAAAAAAGATGATGTTGTCATTTTGTGGTCATTAACCCAAACAAATTGTTGtactttttaaactcaaaactagaccctccgtgagggtacactgggttgcctgtggtacgtgtagtattccaggcaattttttcaagttggggggtcgttaagaccatttaaggggtcacccagaagtcataccagcagaggccctttggctcacaggtcctcacacgttcgtacgacgaaacagatcctttcctggctaccggcctattaataaatcatttgtcagaaagaagaaattcctgtcctctttagaaaaaaaatagacaagcattgcttacgtgtggtagtgaagtaacacagcgatttattccataatgtcaactgagctgtgtgttgtcttcgaggagattcaagttgtccttgcgtaagaTGTAGCTCTAACAGACTGAGtgctagtcctgttccgggactccctcttaccctgccctgaaaatgggcctggaaccctggcgggaaaagagagtattacttgcaggcgcatgctcggaagaTTCCTTATTTGTGCGTAGTTTATTCCGAGTgtttctggaggcaattgatttcgcgtttaagaaatgccactttatctttgtgcctaaggcggaacaactgcaagctatcCATGtacagtatggggcccagttctcggccacgaaaaacgtaaacttgtatttcttaccttggaatagccgtaaggacttgaaatttcaaagacaactagcttcagcattcagtttacacatgtaaagctatcgactgctcaacgctgttttctcccgagtaataacgaaaatggaggcttcgttcgtgggcccagttatcggccagccggcccagttctcggccacaaaagagCGCGCTCGATTCCTCCGAATAAACAAcgctttatcaccaatttttgCTGCTAAGTCactaataaggcttgtgtttgatatttcgaccacaaagtatccttaaagagctttgtttcatgttagaaaAGGACGTTTTTGGCACACCTAGTTTTTCTCGTAAATACACTGGCAAGCGAGGCTAAAAAAGAGTTGGGTATTTCAAAACGGGGTCCGGTAAGTCAGAActcataattttaatttatagcTACTGTCGGAACATACCACCccattacagctttacttttacaaatgatttgacaagaaaactccatacaaaactatgaGCACTTTTTAGTGTTGTCTACGGCCAGCAGGGTGgccgagaataggcaaatacGCAGAAATACTAAGGAAATATTGAGGGGTGAATTTaggtaaaagaataaaataggccagcaaaagtttatatttaacagaaagctttatcactctacgttcattatgccaagaattggctcatttgggcctcctatacggataaaatacaaacttgaattagaccatgtaaTTCGAGTAGCCGTAAACAAAGACGTTTTCGTGGAAATCCAATTCACCTACCTTCGTGTCACCTCGATTTACTCACAGTATATagtagctgtaaactcaaaactcgacaggacgaaagacaaggaataaagctacctttggaagcaattgctttttattcagattcatttgcggcgctaaaaataaacgttgaacaaaaagtgaccgagaactgggccccttactgtagtcgttaccggtaatgatggttttgttaaacctgcaacaggattATGGTGTTCCATCTCCGCCAAAaatcaactttgcaaagcaacattcaactttatcaaacaactttcaacttcacttttcGACAACCAACTGTAACGAATACAACATTCAACTTCACTtgataactttcattttcaacgtATAAAACATTCAACTTTATCATACAACTTTCAACTTTACATGTCAACAGTCGAATGTATCAAACAActttcaacttcacttttcGACAACCAGCTTTAACAAATAGATCATTCAACTTCAGTTGatagctttcattttcaacgTATGAAACATGCAACTTCATCATACAACTTTCAACTTTTGAGTTCACAACCGAACATCAATCATGAGATTACAATTTATTAGTCGACAATCCGAAATTTTCTTTTAACAACCCGGTCGTTCTTCGCAATATAATGTTCAATTATATTCTACGCTTTCTTTGCGTTCCCTCAATGTCGACCCTTTCATCCTGCAATCTTGAATGTTGAGCTCTCTGATTCCGCCAAAAATTATTGGATGTCGGTCGGCGATGTAGAGCCTCGATTTGGTTTGCACTGAAGAAGGCGGATTTATCGAGTGCTAtacaaatggtgaatgatttGGTAACAAGATTAGATAGGTTAAGTGAAGAGGCTGACAGATTCGATGTTGTAACAGTGGTTATAAGGCTTGATGTTTTGCATAGAATGCTAGTGAACCTCGACATTGACCAGGAGATCGTAGATACTGTAGGAATTCTTCATGAAAGTGCCAACATCATTGAGAGATCACAGTCCCTTAATTTATCAAGATCTGAATACCATCCCACCTCTACCCCGAATGGACGACGTGGAAGACCCGCCTTTGAGATCTCAAGGGAACAACTTTCGCTTCTCTTGGAGCAAGGCTTCAAAATACAGGAAATAAGTGCTATTCTTGGCGTTGGTAAGAGAACAGTGGAAAGAAGAATGGCCTCATTTGATCTTAGTGTGACTGGTAACGTCGTCTATCTGCCACCTGAAGAAGGGTATCTCGCAAATTATTTAATTGCCTATTATTGGCTTCCATGAGTCTTGGAAGATCAATATTTATGAGATTGCGAAGAACAAAAGCACGTGGAAATGAATGGCGCGAGACTACAGGGAATTTTCGCGGACGTCATATCACCGACCGACATCCCATAATTTTTTGGCGGATTTGGTCTCGATTTCAGAGAACTCAACATTCAAGATTGCAGGATACAAGGATCGACATTGGAGAGAACACTCACAAAGGGTGCAATATCATTGAACGCCATATTGCAAAGAACGACTGGGTTGTTAAACGAAAATTTCGGATTGTCAACCCGATTGATAAATTGTAATCTCATGATCACAAGTTCATCAGTAATGTTAGTTACTGTCACGTGTTACcctcataaataaataaagtctcTCTCATGATCGATGTTCAGTTGTGAACTCAAATGTTCAATGCTGCGTCCATTCATGAGTAGTTACTGTTACAATTTAAAGTGTGAAGTTCAATGTTGTATGCTCTGCTGTCGACTGTTGACATGTAAAGTTGAAAGATGTATGATAAAGTTGAATGTTTCATacgttgaaaatgaaagttatcaAGTGAAGTTGAATGCTGTATTTGTTACAGTTGGTTGTCgaaaagtgaagttgaaagttgtatgataaagttgaatgttgctttgcaaagttgattTTTGGCGGAGATGGAACACCATACAGGATTTGAaaagtctgtttgctacatggttgttcctttaatatgtttgcgattttcttcgatccgagtccgatgttaattgtaaatcagtccttcttatcgtaagtcccaatcgtggaagatcagatggatgacatacgaaagtatggaatttcgtgtctgaaacccaactgaacagctgcatgatgttggcgcaggaaaatatcaaattttgatttaattgctctcccgagactccttgaaacttacaaatatactactgtaggtcgtggatgtgaatcgcttaacgaaaaactaataaatctcctgctggaactcttgtttattgttcattatttaatgttcattacttctgtcgaTCTGGTTATGTGATAGttgcactgatccagtgaacatatatttgagttgcacagtaattattgaaactgtgattgtttcaggagtttaggcctaccaatgtttttcaaaatcggggacaaattgTTTTGATACCCCAATATAAAACAGTCaggtaaaaaatgtcgtaaatactctcAGTTATATCAGGAATAATACACGAACACCGGTGacagacagatttttttttttttttggggggggggggggggaggagggtaattagagtagagtaatttactcagactattaatttttccttagaataaattttcaaagcaccCGTtgcattaaatctttttttccttatgtgacctaaaacatataccccttcgtaaaacagaagcattggaccaaaaatactattaacgcgaacaaatgcgaactcagcaaggtacagattttgttagcatgaatcgaaagtgacatcgacgGGCGCTGTGATGTtcccgcggcatgtttactcgccaaacagtgaagcatctgtgtcaaatgatggcaagataccgggttttcgtaagtttctttttctggcaagtgttataaagtttgacaataaatgagcaaattcaaagcaaagatcacaatcgcccaactcttgaggttgaccattgtttctgcaaagtcaaaaatttactctccaagacgaggttatttatcaccaggtaattccattattttggaaatagcagctagtttattattcatcggcgtcacaatttgtgggtgatttctggtcagcaagttttttttttcctagcaACCTGGTGGGCAGGTTATTTTTTCCCTCCTAAATGCTCTGCAGGATATTTTTTCctctcctcatttctctgcaggattttttttttcctcaaaaaaatgtgtttacatttacagaatgtatttacatttacattgtggttattgcagtaatagttctaatgtggagctgcaaagccttaaaatgttgtaagctatacaaaatcattcttgtatagCTACATGTTTTCGGAATGTCATCCTTTAGAATCATTTAGTTCTACCTAATAACAATATTCAATAGAAcgtaattacatgaaaatgcttcagttgaaaagattaaaaaggaacaaattatttttctttgtctactaaaacttgattcttcaaatagaaaaatttacctcgattactgcttgtgataagctaacgagtttggatacagtgcgagccagcaagccagaaatccctgatcccaataaccgcaagctacctaaggaaCTGTAGGCTAACTGCAGTTCTAACTAGGCTAGCCAATGTGTAACTTAGGCTAACCgtaatggcttgcatgactcctatgacttggagccatgtgaaccgagcaagcaagaaatcccttatcccattataagggcaaaccgcaagctacctaagctaactgtaggccaaccggtgtgacgtttaggctaaccagagtgttaattaggccaatcaatgtgttattttaatatgctaaccagagtggctcgctggcttgcagattatccggaatggttccagttttgctgggattttgtaaagccccccaggaatgatgaaatagctttgcaacattttttttttcttgcttgcagcagtgcaagaatttttttttctatttcatttgtgctgcatgcaatttttttttccaacaagggcttgctggaatttttttttcaaaatcaaccCCCTCTTCcccctagtttatccaactgactttccattattgagctccataagggtatattttgtttaaggatccactaaaacgccattcgcgttacatgactttcgacgccattgcaggttaagttgatgattctacggtgtccaccagagaaatctacgcatttccactatcctctcgatcctacgaaaatacgcgcagaaggctctatgcacaaatacaccacttaccaggggagtgacaggaaagacttttaccaacacggaaaaaaaaaactaaaaaaaataaaatgaacgaATCCCAGCCACTTTTCGACTGGGATTGCCTGACTGGCAACCCAGAAATGAGGCTGATAGGGTAGAGGGTCTCATAAAGGGTGCAttgaaaacttcagtgaaaatattcagccactcaagtcatgtcatacaaacgcgacgagctgtggggtcgagaatggttaccagtgcctttgcattattttcacgcATGTACCTTACGGAAAATGAGgaagaattgtactgtcagaccATTTCTACGGGTAAATTCATCGACGTAAATAtaaaagaggtccttgaaatttcaaaatttggcccttgaaagtccttgaaaagtccttgaatttttggtgaGAAAAAGTGTGCGAACCCTGGTGCAATGACTCGCAATAACTTGACAGTAGGTTTTGTTTAGtgtccagatagttttaaatgGCGGTAACTTTGTGTAACGTTTCTCTAGGTGTTCAAAGTTTGTTGGAGGTCCTATAATCTAAGAGGAAATTCGATTAAAGGGCTTAAAGGAGTGTGTTTGTGTAAGCGAATGAGTGAGTGCGTTAGCCCATATGGATGTCGTTGATAATTGCGTATCCATTCGTTGAAAAAATACCAGTTTTAGGGTTTCTCGTTATTTTTACCATATTTTGGGGTGCTTTTTGTAACTCGTTGGTAGGTCCTGCTGCAACTTGTCGAGGTGACGTTATGCGGCGCCATTGATCGGGTGCCCAAATTGGTGTCATTGATAATTCAATAGCCATTTGTTACAAAGGTAATTTTTAGGTTTCTCATAATTTTTACCTCGTTCTTGTTAACTTGTTGGTAGGTCCTGCTGCAACTCGTCGAGGTGACGTTATACGGTGTACAGTGATGTTTGAGGATCAGCAGGAGAAAGAAGGAAAAGTCCACGTTCCGGTTGTGTTCACTGTGAATGGGAGCCGCATCATGACAGAAAAGGGCCAGACATTCATTGAATACAATCCGCATAAGTTACTCTATCCCCAAATTGGGTTTTACTACGAAAATAGCGTCTTGACGAAGGTAAAGATCAAAAGGGATAAGcgattttattttaaatattgaagaaagCTTTAAGCAGGCCAATTCCGCATTCTACAACGTGCGACTTAGATTGATAGGAAACACGACCGAATTTGAGAGGTGGTCTGCTTGTAGCACCGTGCTGCACATTACAACCAAGCCCGGAAATTGTGATTGAAAAGACATATTTAAGGCATGAACAGAAAGAAACAATTAAAGAACCACCCAGTCTTACCCTTCTTGCCGGTGCCAGATGGTGTATTTTCCAGCTATGTTATCGCGAAAGATAGAGCATTTATTGCCGGCCTTCTTGTTAGtgcgtgggataggtctgggaCGAGCGTTTTTCTCTCCTCTCTCGTCATGAGCTTCTGCCaacactaattagtatatataaaatcattgctgagtCGTGGGTAAGTCtagtgcttgattttaaaatggttaggtttctcttgaggtttggtaaccgacattttctcctGTTTAAACGTGTTTAAATACACCTGTACAGCGTGATAATACACCTTTACAGCGACAATTCTGAAGAAATAAAACTATGGCCTAGCCTTAGTcaaaaacttgagaaattaCTGTTTATTTTTCAGATGTCTTCGAATGAGGATATTGATTATCAACAGTTACAACTGCAAGAATTAAAGTCAGATCTTTCAGAGGTCAAATCTGAACTTGCTGATGTTTGTAAACACTTGATAAATACAAAGGAGGATGTTGTTCGACACGAAATCAAATCTGATCTTGCTAATGCCCACGAAGACTTTCAAATGCAAGACGTGAAATGTGAACTCGAATCAGAATTTACAAAGTTATTTTCTGATCTTGCCAGTGTGAAATCTGATTTGAAAGATATTCGTCAACAGGTGGTGGTTTTAAAAAACGGGCTACGTCACCAGGACCTCACATGTGATGTTGAAAACGATCGGGGAGATTCAAACTTTCACGAACTTGCTAATCTAAAATCTGATCTCTCCGAAGTAAAGAGAAGCTTAGAAGAGAAACTTGATGCTGTGTTGGACAAGTTGAAGCAGAGGACGTAGCTTTAATAGAAAATGATACAACAAAGAATTATCTTGAtacaattgtttatttcttttaattgaTGTACCCATAACAATATTCTTTTTCGAATCTTCGAAAAAAGTATCAATTCAAGTAGTAGTAGAAACTTTATTAAGAGTGTCAAAAGTCATCTAGCCAGGGAAACGAAATCCCTTACTAATTTGGGGACACCAATTAGGGGAAGAATTTACAAGATAAAAACTATATACAATAATAGGTAAAATATCAACAGTTATCTAGTTTCAGGATTAATGGTGAAAAtatacagaaatcaaaatgaacaGAGGCTACAGCCTGCGCAACCATCATCTAAAAGTTCACTTATATTAAGTTGGCGTATCTTGCCTTTGAACATTAGGGTTGTAACGTCCCTGATACTCTTGGGTAGTTTTATCCATAGCCTAGGCCCAAGATATCTAATAGAGTGCTTGCCGTAGGTGATTGTCTCACCTGGGTATAGAGAAATCTGCTTGCCTCAAATTGTAATTACTATTTGGTTCTTTAAAGATGTTATTTATGTAAGCAGGGCACAGTTTATGCTTTACTTTATACATAAGGATGCACAGATCCTGTAAGCGTCTGTTTAAGTAGAGTAGGCAGATCTGCCTTCTCTAATAATTGTTCATAACTAGAATTATTGTCCTTGAAAACCGCCCTAAGTCCTCTTTCTTGTAATCTATCAAGCTTTCGAGTGTCGCTCGCTTTGCAGAAATGCCACACAAGGTGACAGTACGTGAGAAATGGTAATATCGCGCTTTTAAATAATATTAACTTAGATTTCATAGGAATTAAATTGCGTAGTCTCATTAAAACACCAATTCTCTAGCTGGCTTTTTTGCAGATAGAGATTATATGCTCAGAGAAATTTAGCTAATAGAACGTTCTTTTATAGTCATGATCTTTTGAAGTACAATTGTTCCTGAAACCTACTTTAAATCACCTTTCTTCGCTGTGGAAAGCTATGATTAAGTTCGAGTCTCTCTCTCTTCCTTTTTCAAAAGAATGCCTGTCAGTAAAAGATATCCTCTAACCCAGTCTCCTTGTTGTAAACACGTGACCTTGTGCTAAGATACAACGAGGACTTTTTGATTggcaatagagagatttagcatcacttT from Montipora capricornis isolate CH-2021 chromosome 12, ASM3666992v2, whole genome shotgun sequence encodes the following:
- the LOC138026043 gene encoding uncharacterized protein; protein product: MALIFLINMLIALLSNTYQRVQDNSRKEWAFHKAVTIQTYSNYHPIPVPFNIISTLVMCICGFCTKRRDDDVDAVAKREQHERLDHSVINLQHKYTLKYGDSFPPTYKLDKVVDDAENTSSMVNQVLYKTFTKQQGYDKALLPTGAKAWETSRHIAVEGFLLLSTNYGNARYRTAFSRRFPHFEVMILENGVTKWFALGIVFDDYMHSLPGKTQGTVGFHTGERTIWTTDEDGTLTKMQTRGPAATRRGDVIRCTVMFEDQQEKEGKVHVPVVFTVNGSRIMTEKGQTFIEYNPHKLLYPQIGFYYENSVLTKMSSNEDIDYQQLQLQELKSDLSEVKSELADVCKHLINTKEDVVRHEIKSDLANAHEDFQMQDVKCELESEFTKLFSDLASVKSDLKDIRQQVVVLKNGLRHQDLTCDVENDRGDSNFHELANLKSDLSEVKRSLEEKLDAVLDKLKQRT